The Bartonella grahamii subsp. shimonis region TATCTCTCATTTTTTCCACCCCCATTTCACAACGACAGCGGATATAATATAAAGTTCATCGGATATAGCCCTCATTGTGCTTGAGTAGCTTCTTTTTCTTCGCCAATTTCTAATATTGTAAATCCTCTCCTCTTAACATAATTCGCAAAATTATAATATTGGCTCCTTTCTTAAACGATTATCCACTTGCCAATCTTACATATAATATGCAAAGGGGTACTTTTTATGGATTCATCATAAGAGCATTGAAAATATTTCAGCATTCTGAATTAAAAATATCTTTATCAATCGGCAATTGTAAATAATATAACAATCACTCTGAAATACGCGTTTTGAAACGATAACGTATAAACTCTTCAAACTTTTCAAAAAAATGAAAGAGATCCAACCCAAAAGCATATTAAAGATATGCAGAGTCACAATCTCGTAAAAATGCTATAACACAAAATGAATAGAGAATGAGAAAAAGCCACAAGCATAACTTGTGGCTTTTTCAAAGATTAATCAGAAACAGCAACAAAACTAGAAATGATAACGCAATCCACCAGAGAAACTGGTTCCAGAAAAACCAGCTTTCGTTAGCTTGTGCTGATAAACCAAATCGCCGTAAAGCGCAAAATTTTGAGACAATTGGGCATTAAAGCCTAATCCAGTTTCTAACGAAGAACCAAAAGAGCCTAGCTGAAAAGAATCTTTGAAATGTACAAATTGTTTTCCTTCAAAGCCATGAGCAAGATGAAGCTTGCCATAGAAAGAAACAACTTTCGCCTCATCAGTAGCAACCAGCATCTTTGTTAAACGGCCTCCAACACGCCCCACCCACTGATGAAGCTTTCCTAAGTCAATATCAAAGCCGTCCACATCACGCGCCTTATTAAATTGAAGATATTGATAAACAACTTGAACTTGCGGATCAAAGACAAAACCGTCCTCCCCTACCATAAACGTTTTACCAGCCGTCAATGAAGCACTTAAAGGTTTTCCCTTTAATGTTGCCGTTTTACCCCGTGCAGTTGTTAAAACATCCCCTTTAAAAAAACCATAAGACACAAGGCCATCAACGTAAAAACCCGCATCATGCTGCATACCACCGTATGCCGCAACTGACCATTTATCAAATGTACTTTTTTGACTCTGTTCAACATTCAAAGGTTGTAAAGAAAATCTCTCGTAAGCCCCGATAATTCCAAAAAAAGTGGAACCATACATATTTTCGATTGCTTTCAGCAAAACACCTGCCTCTATGGCATTATAATCAAGCTCGCCGCTATAACCATATTCAAGCGCAGAAAGATTTGAAGCATAACGGTGATTACCGCCATAACCACTCACAAAAAAGAAAGGATTTTCACGGCTTCCTAATAAGCCCCCAGAATCAATTCGTAAAGCTTCTAATCGCTTATTTTGATTGCTCACATTCATCAAACCAAGATGATGTAAGGCATTAGGCAAAAGCAGATAAGTCGGAACCTGCGGAACAACAGCCTTAACGCCCGGCTTAGGGTGAGGCTCCGGAGCTGGTGCTGGAGAAGGTCCTGGTCCTGGAATTGGATCAGGAAAAGGCTTCGGAGCAGGATCTGGTTTAGGTTGAACATCAGAATCTATAGACCTACTTTCAAGGCGGAAATCCCAAAATTCTCCGTTCCCTTCAACTAATCTTTGATCCATGCTTGCTTTTCCTAAATGAGACCCTGGACCATAACTATAAAGCTTATACTGATAAGGTAATTCATTTAATGCTACATAACCACCTTGCAACTGAAAAGAATCTTGCTGTGCTTTTCCAGAAACCTGAATGATTGAAATACCTTGATCATTTGCCCCCTTTCCCGTATATCCTCCTGGACTTCCTGAAACAGCATGCACCTGGAGCTTTGTTTTTCCGGAAACATCCCCATGAATTAAAACACGATCAGTCTTTTGCTTATCAAGAGCACCACCACTATTCAGATAGCTATTAAGGGAAATAGAGGCACCGTCCCGTGCTCTATAAACGTCACCCTTTCCCTTTCCAATACGAAGGGTTTGATAATCACCAGCAGAAGAAGATTCGTGTCTTTTAAAATTAATAGAGCTCTCACCCATAAGACTAACGAGTGAAATAGAAGAATCATGTGCTTCCTTATTTTGATCTTTTTTCAACGGTTGTTGTAAAATCCACTTAGAACCACCTCCCAAATAAAGTTCAGCATTAGAATTTTGATCAACGTGTGTGCGACCTTCAAGCGTAGAACCATCAGCCAAAACTGTTATAGAAGCACCTTTCTCAGCTTTTAATAAAAAATCCCCTGAACGAAGAGTGCTTTTCATCAAACTCACCGCACCAGAAATAATGTTTTTACCATAAAGAGCCGTATCATCTAAAACCGAAAACTCTGTTTTATTCAAATTAACAATCTCTAATCGTGGTGGAGCTTTTTCTTCCTCTAATGAAATCTCCTCTTTTTTATCTTCACCTTCTCTCCAGGGCTTCTCTCCCCGCAAATAAATACCATAAGATCCCTTACCCTTTACAGTAACAGAAGAGGATTTAATATTAACTTCAGTCACAGGAATCTTTGAACCAGAATCTTCATTTGATAAATCTTTAACTTCCTGCAAAGGAATAGAATCGACCGTATTTTCTAATAATATGCCATGGGTATCCTGTGCACTAACAGTAACACCATCTAAATTAACAATCCCCCCTAAATCCATACGCACAACCGCATGATCCTTGCCGTTGTCACCCTTCCCAGTAATTGTAACATTCTCGAGATTTACTTTTCCACCTAACATCGAAGAAATCCCATGGCTGTTCATAAAATCAACTGATCCACCAGACATCCAAACTTCTGAATGATCATAACTTAAAAGACCTGCGACCCCATTAGCCGTCTTAATTTCTGTATCTTCTAACAGAACAAACGAATTCTCTGTTGCATCAACACCCTCATGACTTTCCTTAATCTTTCCATTTTTTACCTCAATCACGCCATCACTCGCACGAAGGGCTATAACTGTGCCTTTGATAATCGGATCTTCCAAAACAACCTTACCGTTCTCTAATACATGCACACCCACTAGAAAAGTTTCATCAGCAACTTGACTACTAACTTTTACACCCTTTCCACTAACTTTTGTCCCTATTCCTTTTATCGTTATAGCAGTAGCGCTCGTCGGTTCCCTCCCACGCACAGCATTATAAGACCGATTATCAATTTTGGATTCTTCACAATTATCGCATATATAATATGCACCATCGTGTAATATAAGCTTATTATTTTCGTATATTTCATGGGCGTATGCACTTCCTTTTTCCTCACGACCTCCACTAAAAAAGCTAGAATTATTATTCCCAATAGGATACCCATCAACACTACCGATAAGATAACTGCTGTTTGGAACAGTGGGAGCAATTGGGACGACATCAATATCGGTTTTGATATTTCTAATATCATAAGAAGACCCACTATAATGCTCTCCAACACTTGCACCAATCACTACTCCATTTTGTAGCAAAAAAAGGACAGCTGTTGAACAAGCACATAAACATACATGATTTCTAAAAACTTTAATCATAGTTCCCTCGAAACTTTTCTTCCCCTCTCATTAAAAATAAAAGCACCTGCAAAACATCCCATTGCACACCTCAAAATATGAAAAGTGTAACAAAAAGAACATGCCTCATGCTCATTTGAACTGTGCAACGAATTATCCCAATAAATTTGGCAGAAGCTCTACGCCAAAACCACCTATAAGAGAATAATTAAAATTACACTTTATGGGTGTATAATGCATTCTGTATTTCGTGTAAAGAAAAAATAAAATCAATGCGTGTAATTAATTAAAAATACAACCAAGCCTTTTGAACTTTAAAAATTAATCTACAAGGAGGTGAATGAAACAATGATTTAAAACAGTGGAAAACAAACTCTCAAAAACGAGCTTTAGAAAACATCAAATATTATATTAGATAATATCAATACAGTACCAAAAAGGATAATGTAACGCATACTGGACTGCTGAACGTTTAAAAACCGATAAAAGCGAGTCGCTCTATCGCATCAGTAACAGCATAAATTTTAAGAAAATTCGCTTTAGCATAGAAAAAAGCTCTCATGCATAAAACAAACTATGTCTTTTTTTGCTCAATCAAGAAGATGAGAAGCTTTTAAGAATAACACAAATTGTTATAAAGAAAAAAGGCAGCACACTGTGCTGCCTTTTTTAACAAAGTACATCCTGTACCTTATATTAAAATTGATAACGCACTCCTCCTGAAAAACTTGTTCCAGAAAAACCAGCCTTATTAAGCTTATGTTGATAGAAAACGTCAGCATGTAGAGAGAACTGTGGCAACAATTTGGCATTAAAGCCTAACCCAGCCTCTAGTGAAGAACCAAAAGCCCCTAGCTTGAAAGCATCCCTGAAATGCACAGACTGTTTTTCTCCAAAACCGTGAGCAAGATAAAGCTTACCATAGAAAGCAACAGCATTCACGCCTTCAAAACCTGTAGGAGTCTTGGTTAAGCGTCCACCAACACGTGCCACCCACTGATCAAGATTACCCATTTCAATATCAAAATTGTCGATATCGCGGGCCTTATTAAACTGGAGATGTTGATAAACAACTTGAACCTGCGGATCAAAGACAAAACCCTTATACCCTGTCACAATTGTCTGACCACCAGCTAAGGAAATACTCAAAGGATTACCTTTCAATGTTGCTGTCTTACCCCGTGCGAGGGTGAGAACATCACCTTTGAATAGACCATAGGACAAAAGACCATCAACATAGAAGCCAACATTATGCTGCATACTACCATATACCGTAGCAGTCCATTTATCAAATGCACTCTTCTGACTTTGCTTAACATTCAAAGGCTGCAAAGAAAGTTTTCCATAGGTTCCCATAACGCCAAAGGACATAGCTCTATCAGCATTTTCAATAGTTTGCAGCAGAACACCTGCCTCTACACCATTATAACTAAGATCACCATCATAACCATATTCAAGTGCAGATAAATCCGAAGCATAACGATAACTTCCACCATAGCCGCGCAAATATAAAGCAGGATTCTCACGAACCTCTACCATTCCTGTAGAAGTCATCCGCAATGTCTCCAACTGCTTGTTTTGATTACTGATATCCATCAAACCAGCATGGAATACACTATTAGGTAAGCTGAGATAAGTCGGCACCTGTGGGACAACAGACCTTACAAATTGTTCAGGAAGGGCAGCAGATCCTATAGACTTAACATACTGATTTTCTAGACGGAAATTCCAAAACGCTCCACCATCCTTAATGAACTTCTGCTGAACATGCTCCTGTTTCGAAGTCGCTTCTGGAGCATAAGCACGAAGAGTGTATTTGTAAGGTGAGTTCCTCAGCGCAACATAATTGCCATCAAGTTGGAAAGAGTCCTTCTTCGCTTGACCATAGACCTGGATAACTGAAACACTGTGAGCAATCTTGGCATTCGCTTTAACATTTCCTACATTGCCCGCATCACCTCGTACATGTATTTTTGTTTTTCCAGAAACATCACCACGAATGACAAGTCGATCAGTGACTTGCTGATCTCTCGGATCATGAGAATTTAAACGTGCATTGAGATGAATTACAGCATCACCCTGCGCCGCATAAACTGTGCCGTTCCCATTTCCAATATGGAGAGTCTGATATTTTCCTTTAGATTCCGAAGGTGCAAAGTTAATAGCACTATTTACAAGACTCACAGAAGAAACGCATGAATCCACACATCCTAAATCTGGAGTACCCAAATTCTCCTGCACACTTCTTTTTAGAATCCACTGCGATTTATTGGCTAAATCTAATTTAGCATAAGAACTTCTATCAACGCGAACAGCCCCTGTAACAATAGACTTATCAATCGAAACCGATATATTAGAATTGTTCTCAGCCTTCAACAACAAGTCACCAGCAAGAGTTGTTTTATTTTCTAATGAAACATGACCACCAGAATTATTACCATAAATCGCTATACCCTGTGCAACTTCAAAGTTAGTCTTTTTTAACGAAACTGTTCCTGTTATGCCTATAGGTGTTTTTTCCTGTTTGGATACAGCGCTCCGCTTAACAACATTTGCTTTCTCAGTTGCCAAATCCTTACTTCGATTTTGTTGGCTTCCTTCTTTCTGTATTCCTCCATAAAAATATATACCATAGGTTCCATCACCTTCCACTTTAACAGTAGAAGATTCAATATTCGCGTGATTCATAGTAGGACGAACCTCCGAAGATCTCCTTTTCCTAGAAGTCCCCGTTTCAACCACATCATCACCCTTCACAACCCACAAAGCATGTCCATCTGTCAAAACACTCCCATTCTTAAAATCAACAGAAGCATTATTTTTCAACAGAAAAGCTGCACTCCCAAAGTTATCTGCGGAATCTAATTTTTCTGCCGCTTTTTTCACAGTAATATTAACTTTGTCTAACTCAACGCTTCCCCCAGCTTCTGACCTCACAGCCACTCCCTTTGCCAAAGTAATAGCTCCAGAGTCCATGGTTATCGCACCGGCCTTACTCGCCAGACCAGCCACAGCCAAATCCCCTGTCACGTTAATTGTCGCATCCTTTAAATGAACAGATGATCCGGAACCCGCTAACGTACCTACATAACGAGCATTAACCATTCCACCAATCATCTCAACCGATCCACCTCTTTGCGCTTCAAGCCCAATCACAGAAGACTGAATTGTTGAGTTTTTATCTAAAACAACTTTTGCATTGTTTTCTGCAAGCACAGCACTCACAAGCTTAGACGGTACCAAATTAATACCATTTTTCAAATCAGAAGAATCCGCACCACTAATTGTGGTCCCTTCTAGCTTAATAATAGTATTCTGATTTTTTGCATGCATAGAATGTTGAGTCGTCTCACTTGCCTTCAGTGTAAGATTTTTCATTGTATATGTCTTACCATCACTACACAAATAAGGAGTTTGCGATTCCTTCTTACCATTTTCCTTCGTAGTATCACCGCATGTAGAAACATTTTGAACCGCATTATAAACAGGTACAACAGGAGATACCAAAGATCTTCCTGAAGATGACACAGACTGCGTAGAAGAAACAATTTTAGGCTTTTCTGTGGAAGCAGAAGATGAATTTACAGATATAGTAGGCGAAGATTCCTCAGATGTATTAGTATTCTCAGATAGAAGTAAAATACGTCCTCGTCCTAAAGTCCTTGTTCCTTCCTCCTTAGGTGAAGGTTTCTTTTGTTGGGATGTATTAGAAATAGCCTCAGACACTTCATTTCCAACACCTGTAGCAGAAGTAACGTCTTCTACATTCTGATTTTCTCCAGTTGAATTAACAGGTTCACTTGAGCTAACAGGATTCTCAGCAGTAAGAACATCTAACGTAATAGGCTCAGACACTTCATTTTCAACACCTGTAGCAGAAGTAACGTCTTTTACATTCTGATTTTCTCCAGTTGAATTAACAGGTTCACTTGAGCTAACAGGATTCTCAGTAGTAAGAACATCTAACGTAGAAGATAGGGTATCTTCTTCCACTTCAGACGCTGAATAAATTTCTAGAAGACTTAAATCCACATCAGAACTATTTATTTCAGATCTCGCAAGCGCAGAACTCTCCGTCGTAACAGATTGAGGAGCAGATGGAATATGTCCTGAAACTTCAACAACAATAGGCTTAATACTATTACGAGGTCCATGAGCTATACTAGCAGCTACATTTCGCCGCTCCTCAGCATTTTCTATTTTACTTTCTAAGCTGAAAACCCACACTGCATCAGAACTACCTTCAGATTTTCTTGAATCACTGGAAGGTATTATTGAACTAGACGCCCTAAGAACATATTGATAAGGTGATCCCTGCAATGTGACATACTCATTAGCAAGTTCAAAAGAATCTTTTCTTGCTTCTCCATAAACTTGAATAATTTGAAGAGGGGCAGGTTTTTTTGTATTTATCTCCTGTTCATCTTGATTTTGCACACCTTGACGCTGAATTTTCTCTCCATTTTTTAGTTTTCCATTTAAAGCGGTGATGACAGAATTATCATTTACATACACCTTCGTTTTTCCAGTAACAACGCCGTAAACCAAAAGCTTATCAGACATAAGCTTAACGTTACCTGAATCACCAGAAACAAGATTCACATTGATATAAAGCCTAGCATCTCCAGAAGCATACAAACCGTTACCTAGAGGGCTTACACCTCCTCTCTTTCCAATTTTTAGTGTTTGATAACCTTCATCTTCACTTCTTGGAGGCAAAAATACAATATGACTATTTATAAGACTTACCGCCGAAAGGTTTGAATCTACACTCTTTCTATCTTTCTCTAGTTGATTTCTATCTTTCTCTAGTGGATGATGAATACTTTTTGTTAAATACAATCCTGAATTAGACAAATAAAGCGCAGCATTTGCATTCTCATCAGTCCGAGCTGCACCTATAATCGAAGCGTCATGAGCGTGCACTGATAGATAAGAAGAAGGTCCAGCTTTTAAAAATAGATCACCCGAAAGAAGGCTCCCCTCTCCTAAAATGACCATACCATTTATATCACCACTATAAACAGCTATGCCTTTTGGAATTTTAAGAGTAGTTCCTTTTAAAGAAACTATCTGCGCTGTACGGCTATTGTTGCTATTTATCATGGTTTCTTCTTCATCTGATTCTTCTTCCTCTGATTCTTCTTCATCTTCTGCAGCTATCGTATTAAAATATATGCCGTAAGAATCTTCTCCCGCTATTTCAATATTCGATCTTTGAATATCAGCTTTAATCTTAAAATGACTTTCATTCTCCCGATCACCCGTCATAGCTAGTATATAGTCCAAAGCTGTCGCATCAGATATAGTCTTCTCTACAGTAGAGAGAGAAGTAGCAAGAGCATTCTCCGTAGCGTGATAAGTATAATAGAGTGCATTCAGCCCAGACATCTCATCCCTTGTATAAATATCGAAAGAATCATCAGCATTACCACCCCCCCTACTATTACCAGCATTATCACCCCCCCTACCATTACCAGCATTATCACCCCCCTCAGCATCACCAGCATTATCACCATCCTCCTCATCATCAATATGAAAAGGTTCCGACAACACACCAACCCCAAAAACACGTTCATCTCTTGGAGAGACGAAAAATTCATCAGTACCAAACTCACTAGTACCATCAGCAACCCAAAGAGCAACTACATCAGAGCCCTCAACTGTTCCTCTATCAACAGAAATAAGACCTCCATCTGACAGTAAAATAAAATTTGAAGAACTTTCAGAATCAGTGCTCTCAGAATCAGTGCTCTTTCGCCAACTCCTCCCCTTTTCACTTTTAATACGAACTTTATCTAGTCTTACAATCCCTTTATATCCCGCTACAACTCCCACCTCAGCTCTATCAAGATTAATCGACCCAGATTGCATCATTATTCCAGACCTGTCCTGACTTTTCAAACCAACCTCAGCACCATAAAAATTCACTCCATCTAGAAAAATAAACGAATCAAAATCAGCAAAAGCTCCTATCCCAGTATAATATACTCCTCCACCTTTCATATAAATCTTTGAATCGCCTTGAGCACCAACCCCAATTGTAAAGTTCTTAATATTTGAATTTTTTAGATCAACTCTTGAAATAAGCGTTGCTAGTACTCCTGCCCCCATTTTTTCATCACTATCGCTATCACTAGATCCATTTTCATTATCAAGATCAGCGTCTTCATCAATTAAATTACCTTTTGGAGCAGCTTTCCCCCTAATAGACACTCTCTCTAACTCAACAGTTGTACCTTTAACTAAAGAAATGGATACTTGATTACCAGCTTTATACTCCTCTTTCTCAACAAGCTTTCCTTTTGCATGCATAGCGTTATCGCCAAAGTTCAACACACTAATAGTACTTCTCTTGAAATGATGATATATCCCATCAGAACAGAGCACAGAGTTAAGGGTCAAGTAACTCCCATCAGAACATTGACTTGCAACAGGAGCAGCGGGGTTACCAGCTGCAGGAACACCGCTGCCACCAGCGCCAACGCCAGCACCAGCACCAGCACCAGCGCCAACACCGCCGCCGCCAGCAGGGCCAGCAGCACCAGCAACACCACCAGCGCCAAGTCCACCAGCGCCAAGTCCACCAGCGCCAAGTCCACCAGCACCAGCAACACCACCACCAGGGACAGCGCCAGGGACAGCGCCAGGGACAGCGC contains the following coding sequences:
- a CDS encoding autotransporter outer membrane beta-barrel domain-containing protein, whose product is MINVFKKRTSLYALTTSALFFLQSVNASAESVNASDDWFSAGLTYLIEWIKPDSSDSTGAKAAETPAPPAPQVGGAGVGGGGVPGAGIGAVPGAVPGAVPGGGVAGAGGLGAGGLGAGGLGAGGVAGAAGPAGGGGVGAGAGAGAGVGAGGSGVPAAGNPAAPVASQCSDGSYLTLNSVLCSDGIYHHFKRSTISVLNFGDNAMHAKGKLVEKEEYKAGNQVSISLVKGTTVELERVSIRGKAAPKGNLIDEDADLDNENGSSDSDSDEKMGAGVLATLISRVDLKNSNIKNFTIGVGAQGDSKIYMKGGGVYYTGIGAFADFDSFIFLDGVNFYGAEVGLKSQDRSGIMMQSGSINLDRAEVGVVAGYKGIVRLDKVRIKSEKGRSWRKSTDSESTDSESSSNFILLSDGGLISVDRGTVEGSDVVALWVADGTSEFGTDEFFVSPRDERVFGVGVLSEPFHIDDEEDGDNAGDAEGGDNAGNGRGGDNAGNSRGGGNADDSFDIYTRDEMSGLNALYYTYHATENALATSLSTVEKTISDATALDYILAMTGDRENESHFKIKADIQRSNIEIAGEDSYGIYFNTIAAEDEEESEEEESDEEETMINSNNSRTAQIVSLKGTTLKIPKGIAVYSGDINGMVILGEGSLLSGDLFLKAGPSSYLSVHAHDASIIGAARTDENANAALYLSNSGLYLTKSIHHPLEKDRNQLEKDRKSVDSNLSAVSLINSHIVFLPPRSEDEGYQTLKIGKRGGVSPLGNGLYASGDARLYINVNLVSGDSGNVKLMSDKLLVYGVVTGKTKVYVNDNSVITALNGKLKNGEKIQRQGVQNQDEQEINTKKPAPLQIIQVYGEARKDSFELANEYVTLQGSPYQYVLRASSSIIPSSDSRKSEGSSDAVWVFSLESKIENAEERRNVAASIAHGPRNSIKPIVVEVSGHIPSAPQSVTTESSALARSEINSSDVDLSLLEIYSASEVEEDTLSSTLDVLTTENPVSSSEPVNSTGENQNVKDVTSATGVENEVSEPITLDVLTAENPVSSSEPVNSTGENQNVEDVTSATGVGNEVSEAISNTSQQKKPSPKEEGTRTLGRGRILLLSENTNTSEESSPTISVNSSSASTEKPKIVSSTQSVSSSGRSLVSPVVPVYNAVQNVSTCGDTTKENGKKESQTPYLCSDGKTYTMKNLTLKASETTQHSMHAKNQNTIIKLEGTTISGADSSDLKNGINLVPSKLVSAVLAENNAKVVLDKNSTIQSSVIGLEAQRGGSVEMIGGMVNARYVGTLAGSGSSVHLKDATINVTGDLAVAGLASKAGAITMDSGAITLAKGVAVRSEAGGSVELDKVNITVKKAAEKLDSADNFGSAAFLLKNNASVDFKNGSVLTDGHALWVVKGDDVVETGTSRKRRSSEVRPTMNHANIESSTVKVEGDGTYGIYFYGGIQKEGSQQNRSKDLATEKANVVKRSAVSKQEKTPIGITGTVSLKKTNFEVAQGIAIYGNNSGGHVSLENKTTLAGDLLLKAENNSNISVSIDKSIVTGAVRVDRSSYAKLDLANKSQWILKRSVQENLGTPDLGCVDSCVSSVSLVNSAINFAPSESKGKYQTLHIGNGNGTVYAAQGDAVIHLNARLNSHDPRDQQVTDRLVIRGDVSGKTKIHVRGDAGNVGNVKANAKIAHSVSVIQVYGQAKKDSFQLDGNYVALRNSPYKYTLRAYAPEATSKQEHVQQKFIKDGGAFWNFRLENQYVKSIGSAALPEQFVRSVVPQVPTYLSLPNSVFHAGLMDISNQNKQLETLRMTSTGMVEVRENPALYLRGYGGSYRYASDLSALEYGYDGDLSYNGVEAGVLLQTIENADRAMSFGVMGTYGKLSLQPLNVKQSQKSAFDKWTATVYGSMQHNVGFYVDGLLSYGLFKGDVLTLARGKTATLKGNPLSISLAGGQTIVTGYKGFVFDPQVQVVYQHLQFNKARDIDNFDIEMGNLDQWVARVGGRLTKTPTGFEGVNAVAFYGKLYLAHGFGEKQSVHFRDAFKLGAFGSSLEAGLGFNAKLLPQFSLHADVFYQHKLNKAGFSGTSFSGGVRYQF
- a CDS encoding autotransporter outer membrane beta-barrel domain-containing protein → MIKVFRNHVCLCACSTAVLFLLQNGVVIGASVGEHYSGSSYDIRNIKTDIDVVPIAPTVPNSSYLIGSVDGYPIGNNNSSFFSGGREEKGSAYAHEIYENNKLILHDGAYYICDNCEESKIDNRSYNAVRGREPTSATAITIKGIGTKVSGKGVKVSSQVADETFLVGVHVLENGKVVLEDPIIKGTVIALRASDGVIEVKNGKIKESHEGVDATENSFVLLEDTEIKTANGVAGLLSYDHSEVWMSGGSVDFMNSHGISSMLGGKVNLENVTITGKGDNGKDHAVVRMDLGGIVNLDGVTVSAQDTHGILLENTVDSIPLQEVKDLSNEDSGSKIPVTEVNIKSSSVTVKGKGSYGIYLRGEKPWREGEDKKEEISLEEEKAPPRLEIVNLNKTEFSVLDDTALYGKNIISGAVSLMKSTLRSGDFLLKAEKGASITVLADGSTLEGRTHVDQNSNAELYLGGGSKWILQQPLKKDQNKEAHDSSISLVSLMGESSINFKRHESSSAGDYQTLRIGKGKGDVYRARDGASISLNSYLNSGGALDKQKTDRVLIHGDVSGKTKLQVHAVSGSPGGYTGKGANDQGISIIQVSGKAQQDSFQLQGGYVALNELPYQYKLYSYGPGSHLGKASMDQRLVEGNGEFWDFRLESRSIDSDVQPKPDPAPKPFPDPIPGPGPSPAPAPEPHPKPGVKAVVPQVPTYLLLPNALHHLGLMNVSNQNKRLEALRIDSGGLLGSRENPFFFVSGYGGNHRYASNLSALEYGYSGELDYNAIEAGVLLKAIENMYGSTFFGIIGAYERFSLQPLNVEQSQKSTFDKWSVAAYGGMQHDAGFYVDGLVSYGFFKGDVLTTARGKTATLKGKPLSASLTAGKTFMVGEDGFVFDPQVQVVYQYLQFNKARDVDGFDIDLGKLHQWVGRVGGRLTKMLVATDEAKVVSFYGKLHLAHGFEGKQFVHFKDSFQLGSFGSSLETGLGFNAQLSQNFALYGDLVYQHKLTKAGFSGTSFSGGLRYHF